One window of the Zea mays cultivar B73 chromosome 3, Zm-B73-REFERENCE-NAM-5.0, whole genome shotgun sequence genome contains the following:
- the LOC100276357 gene encoding uncharacterized protein LOC100276357 yields MLGVGLGVRLMVAVAPAPPVPAPPGKPPLPLCSSLRHRSSGWWFSNGDAHGRDSTAATTSSRATRRKWWSDPDGSQEDYGSSSLEEDEYGYGYDYDYEDEAAFPGFGGAGEMFDEPWFSKVFKTYGFMLPVMLASMFAVTGLKAFLMAMAIPLGQSAISFIIDAVWPRRKGNRDDRWRRPVQEEEEEEEDFPRDATDFATGGRGRYSSSYYEGRRGRQSYQSSVSNDFADAASAAVGADDSTKSSSSGDGGGNKSSGGYGGWDELLDNNNNTAAAREAKRSSNSFSAGNTYYSTKSRPSATGEADADYTAAGGGGRAEQGVGAPPERMRMRRRRVPRTMGLGSTRYKQAPLLMRLLVAVFPFLGSWFSVL; encoded by the exons CCGACTGATGGTAGCTGTTGCCCCTGCGCCTCCAGTTCCAGCCCCACCAGGCAAACCGCCCCTTCCTCTCTGCTCCTCTCTCCGCCACCGCTCCTCCGGCTGGTGGTTCTCCAACGGCGACGCCCATGGAAGAGACAGCACCGCCGCCACCACGAGCAGCAGGGCGACGAGGCGGAAGTGGTGGTCCGACCCCGACGGCAGCCAAGAAGACTACGGTTCCTCTTCTCTAGAGGAGGACGAGTACGGTTACGGTTACGACTACGATTACGAGGATGAGGCTGCGTTCCCCGGATTTGGAGGGGCTGGGGAGATGTTCGACGAGCCCTGGTTCTCCAAG GTATTCAAGACGTACGGATTCATGCTACCGGTGATGCTTGCATCCATGTTTGCTGTAACAGGGCTAAAGGCCTTTCTAATGGCCATGGCGATCCCGCTCGGTCAGTCGGCCATATCATTTATAATTGACGCTGTATGGCCAAGGAGAAAAGGCAACCGTGACGACAGGTGGAGGAGACCAgtccaagaggaggaggaggaggaggaagattTCCCTAGGGACGCCACTGACTTTGCAACAGGTGGTCGAGGCAGATACAGCAGCAGCTATTatgaggggaggagagggaggcagAGCTACCAGTCAAGTGTCTCTAACGATTTTGCTGATGCTGCCTCAGCTGCTGTTGGAGCTGATGATAGCACCAAGAGCAGCAGCAGTGGAGATGGCGGAGGCAACAAAAGCAGCGGTGGATATGGAGGATGGGATGAGCTTCTGGACAACAATAACAACACTGCTGCTGCCCGGGAGGCAAAGAGGAGCAGCAACTCATTCTCAGCTGGCAACACTTATTACAGCACGAAATCGCGGCCTTCGGCGACTGGGGAGGCAGATGCGGATTATACCGCCGCTGGCGGTGGCGGAAGAGCGGAGCAGGGAGTAGGAGCTCCTCCGGAAAGAATGAGAATGAGACGACGGCGGGTGCCGAGAACGATGGGGCTGGGCAGTACCAGGTACAAGCAGGCGCCACTCTTG